From the Bacteroidia bacterium genome, one window contains:
- a CDS encoding 1-deoxy-D-xylulose-5-phosphate reductoisomerase, protein MKHGKIHSIAVFGATGSIGQSTLEVARRHPDIFDVRYLSGNRNVPLLCEMVRAFRPAATAVVDAVAYREVQANVGHLTEVLGGEEALVELAARTDYDIMVSSLVGSAGLLPTVTAIQGGKRIALANKETLVVAGEYITALTRAHGVDLLPIDSEHSAIMQCIVGEPAHSVSRIILTASGGPFRGWEAGQLDAVTPAQALRHPNWSMGNKITIDSATLMNKGLEVIEAHWLFGKQVSDISVVVHPQSIIHSLVEFSDGSVKAQLGVPDMKLPILYALTYPERIPSTHERLDLAAIGSLTFEQPDTDSFPCLRLAYEALDRGGTAPAILNAANEVAVAAFLAGTLNFRGIPAVIEECLGLLPISGAERLDDILAADTRARETASRIIASHRAFQTAR, encoded by the coding sequence ATGAAACACGGCAAAATACATAGCATCGCCGTCTTCGGAGCGACAGGATCCATAGGGCAGAGCACCCTGGAGGTGGCACGACGTCATCCGGATATTTTTGACGTGCGCTATCTGTCCGGCAATCGCAATGTACCGCTGCTTTGCGAGATGGTGCGTGCGTTTCGTCCTGCGGCCACCGCTGTGGTGGATGCCGTCGCGTACCGTGAGGTGCAGGCAAACGTCGGACATCTCACCGAGGTTCTTGGGGGCGAGGAAGCGCTGGTGGAACTGGCCGCCCGTACGGACTACGACATCATGGTCAGCAGTCTGGTTGGCTCCGCCGGCCTGCTCCCCACCGTCACCGCGATACAGGGCGGGAAGCGCATTGCGCTGGCCAACAAGGAGACTCTGGTGGTTGCCGGCGAATACATCACCGCGCTCACACGCGCACATGGTGTTGACCTGCTGCCCATCGACAGCGAGCACAGCGCCATTATGCAATGCATTGTCGGTGAGCCCGCGCACAGCGTGTCGCGCATCATCCTCACCGCCAGCGGCGGTCCCTTCCGCGGCTGGGAAGCCGGACAACTCGACGCCGTCACTCCAGCCCAGGCGCTGCGGCATCCCAACTGGAGCATGGGTAACAAGATCACCATTGATTCCGCCACATTGATGAACAAGGGGCTTGAGGTGATTGAAGCCCATTGGCTTTTCGGAAAGCAGGTCTCGGACATATCCGTCGTTGTGCACCCGCAATCCATCATTCATTCGCTGGTGGAATTCTCCGATGGCTCGGTCAAGGCCCAACTTGGGGTTCCGGACATGAAGCTGCCGATTCTCTACGCATTGACTTACCCCGAAAGAATCCCGAGCACGCACGAGCGCCTCGACCTCGCCGCCATCGGTTCCCTCACCTTCGAGCAGCCGGATACAGATTCCTTCCCCTGCCTTCGGCTCGCCTACGAAGCGCTCGATCGCGGCGGAACGGCACCCGCTATTCTGAATGCGGCGAACGAAGTCGCGGTAGCCGCGTTTCTGGCAGGGACATTGAACTTCCGCGGGATTCCGGCGGTTATTGAAGAGTGTCTCGGGCTCCTCCCGATTTCCGGCGCGGAGCGTCTCGATGAC